A region of Deltaproteobacteria bacterium IMCC39524 DNA encodes the following proteins:
- a CDS encoding RNA pseudouridine synthase: MTQWQINLREENLLLHEALALRVPTAPTAFLRQLCKKQRVSVNEDTAEASRLTRVGETIAVKNSQRWLECIEKLPVMPEQILYEDSDSIVLNKPAGLAIHRAVGHEDNLLHRVQDFLSLRKENFQVSPVHRLDIGTSGAVLFGKGRAAISKFGQMLIAGQFSKRYLALVSGKLIESGELNSEVPAKGKIKEALTRYKPLASTENYTLLELKLITGRHHQIRHQLAVSGHPIVGDVRYRGEVINELDRPFLHCQQLTFPRSSDERATTVKAPFPEGLTALLVALQFAPEALEL, from the coding sequence ATGACTCAATGGCAAATCAATCTACGGGAAGAAAATCTGCTTCTGCACGAAGCGCTGGCGCTGAGGGTTCCAACGGCGCCTACCGCATTTCTGCGCCAGCTCTGCAAAAAGCAGCGAGTCTCCGTTAACGAGGACACAGCCGAAGCAAGCAGGCTCACCCGCGTCGGCGAGACGATTGCTGTCAAAAACTCACAACGCTGGCTTGAATGTATCGAAAAACTTCCTGTCATGCCCGAGCAGATCCTCTACGAAGACTCAGACTCTATAGTTCTCAACAAGCCAGCCGGCCTGGCCATTCATCGCGCTGTGGGTCATGAAGACAATCTCCTGCACCGCGTTCAGGATTTTTTATCCCTACGCAAAGAGAACTTTCAGGTCTCACCTGTCCATCGTCTCGACATAGGGACCTCAGGGGCGGTTCTGTTTGGCAAGGGTCGCGCGGCAATCAGCAAGTTTGGTCAAATGTTGATTGCGGGCCAGTTCAGCAAAAGGTACCTGGCACTGGTCAGCGGCAAGCTCATCGAGTCCGGAGAGCTTAACAGTGAAGTTCCAGCCAAAGGTAAGATTAAAGAGGCGTTGACCAGATACAAGCCGCTGGCCTCAACAGAAAACTACACTTTGCTGGAGTTAAAACTCATCACCGGCCGACACCATCAGATCAGACATCAGCTGGCAGTCTCGGGCCATCCCATCGTTGGCGACGTCCGTTATCGAGGGGAAGTCATTAATGAGCTTGACCGACCCTTTTTGCACTGCCAGCAGTTGACCTTTCCCCGGTCAAGTGATGAGCGGGCGACTACCGTCAAAGCACCCTTTCCGGAAGGCTTGACGGCATTGCTGGTAGCCCTGCAGTTTGCACCGGAGGCGTTGGAACTGTAA
- a CDS encoding ATP-binding protein → MPSTNLQSKRALHQRTAARTALFYSIFACLWIYFSDTILGWFISDPIQLTQAQTIKGWLFVGVTASLLYFYLAHSLQRLRKNEEALEEERDRIQEEMQDHIHQLNTLFDSMNAVIYVADLETYELLYVNRFAVDFFGPDWQKRKCYHYLQVNMDQPCEFCTNPQLLDNGEPGDPVVWEFLNTKTKRWYECFDKAIRWTDGRLVRLEVAQDVTERKELARIKDELLSAMSHEMRTPLTAISGFAELLQGEQDLSEQHRRHINIICQETEKLTDLINRFLDIRRLKTDRTRIDYEYLSIRELLEKVQANTRDCKKHHVIQISCQTEAAIYGNRKELNQIIIQLLENACRYSPQGGKINLTAQSNEREVSIRVTDQGVGIPEHELKSIFSPFHKLDTGDTRETGGVGLGLCLAREIVILHGGTINAESKVGEGSSFTVLLPRLSEQEAFLETPKTIAEDS, encoded by the coding sequence ATGCCCTCAACCAATCTACAGAGCAAAAGAGCACTACATCAGCGCACAGCAGCAAGAACAGCGCTTTTCTACTCTATTTTCGCCTGCCTCTGGATTTACTTCTCCGACACTATTCTGGGGTGGTTCATTAGCGACCCGATCCAACTGACACAGGCCCAGACCATCAAGGGCTGGTTGTTTGTGGGAGTAACGGCAAGCCTGCTTTATTTCTATCTGGCTCACAGTCTACAGAGACTACGCAAAAATGAAGAAGCGCTCGAAGAGGAACGTGACAGAATTCAGGAGGAGATGCAGGATCATATCCATCAACTCAACACCCTCTTCGATTCGATGAACGCCGTTATCTACGTTGCCGACCTGGAGACCTACGAACTACTTTATGTGAATCGCTTTGCCGTCGATTTTTTCGGTCCGGATTGGCAAAAGCGCAAATGCTATCACTACCTGCAGGTCAATATGGATCAACCTTGTGAGTTCTGTACCAATCCACAACTCCTCGACAATGGCGAACCCGGCGATCCGGTGGTGTGGGAGTTTCTCAACACCAAAACGAAACGTTGGTACGAATGCTTCGACAAGGCCATTCGCTGGACCGATGGCCGGCTGGTTCGTCTCGAGGTCGCTCAGGATGTGACCGAGCGCAAGGAGTTAGCAAGGATCAAGGATGAGCTTCTCTCGGCGATGAGTCACGAAATGCGCACACCGTTGACTGCGATCAGCGGCTTTGCCGAACTCCTGCAAGGGGAACAGGATCTTTCAGAGCAGCACAGACGGCACATAAACATTATCTGCCAGGAGACAGAAAAACTAACGGATCTAATCAACAGGTTTCTGGATATCAGGCGACTCAAAACAGACCGGACACGGATCGATTATGAATACCTGTCTATTCGAGAGTTGTTGGAAAAAGTGCAGGCCAATACCCGCGACTGCAAGAAGCATCACGTCATCCAGATCAGCTGCCAGACAGAGGCAGCGATCTACGGCAACCGCAAAGAACTGAACCAGATCATCATACAACTTCTGGAGAACGCCTGTCGCTACTCTCCACAGGGAGGCAAGATCAACCTGACGGCGCAGAGCAATGAACGAGAGGTCTCTATCCGTGTCACTGACCAGGGTGTTGGCATTCCAGAGCATGAGCTGAAATCAATTTTCTCGCCGTTTCACAAGCTCGACACAGGTGATACACGCGAAACAGGAGGAGTGGGTCTCGGACTTTGCCTGGCCAGAGAGATTGTCATTCTACATGGCGGCACGATCAATGCCGAAAGCAAAGTCGGCGAAGGCAGCTCCTTCACGGTTCTCTTGCCGCGATTATCGGAGCAGGAGGCCTTCCTGGAGACCCCTAAGACGATCGCTGAGGACTCATGA
- a CDS encoding AsmA-like C-terminal domain-containing protein, giving the protein MTDQPSQPVQSKRLLLYSILTIAILAAGSIAYFLFTFDLNNYRKNAEEELSFLLSLPVSLGEIRYNLQNANLALHIDGLQLGDESSKFRVETEKALLTLRWRGLLEREFEFGKISLLQPQVLIKTAANKPPGDNNHSQQASQEIDQEFLQIFSIAALEVIDGTLVLESEETDLTIQRFEFSEFNAEVTDVRLNNTFQFDIKGQLSLPTQEGKSPCRLQGEGGLRIDDSQRLEPYFDFDLEAKNLELASLREAMAKQANKEFIKGTSDLYLHLAGTPSEEVDFQISLSSNNMTIHPNTDDAEPIPLNNLIANGRLHLQGEHPGIKGLSLQVDDSRLAGELNWSPRSEPFSARVTIFNGSLPIPAIKRWLPGNQKALQQVRQQLKEQGFAEIRQAQILFQEKRGQGQEWYLETIQGTLLNIGWTMQKGPDAELESLAFDINGDKWQIDNGKGRLGSTQLTIEGAGELGTENLVLSRLDVNGKMQIETFLEEWQIRQDLVQTSGEIEIKGHIEGPLDRLNLDLQADLSQLNIKHSSGLELPPSAEDHLALHSTITPQKISLDHGSLTWSSLKGHVSGSYLPEEPESLAIDALLTLNELAHVTDSLPLLKKLQLHGQADLSISQRGRPQDNRPEMILTLRDAGLHATRFIADLSHINGRIKFTETGMLAENLQVHLGKSPLTVQAQVIDFAEPRLLLDAKAKAIHASDLIFNSEKALLRDVDGHLEIDRDGLTFAPVDVRLDGGTNASVQGTISFHPPYDVLLEITSDFANVGEIVGLWTGHTTKPKEHFEAEDKSTQATSRVKIKAQAKSGNLYGMNFHNATATITPTRERLIIHPLHFSVGDGSCDAQVITDFSTIDQATMLRVTGHAEDVDALEVYRELLNQRNILRGKLDGDFFINGEIGARYLPSSYGNFNIQVHDGVLHEFPVLSKIFSLLNVSQLFALQLPDMDLEGMPFNKLTAHFKLDKGILATEDLKIESEAMNQSYQGELNLVDKTADYSVAIHPLGTVDKIVSRVPIAGWLLTGEDRALLTAHFSVKGKFGDHSVSAMPLDTLTEPTIGLLRRALGLPFKLLEDPQILWGGDGTRNEPEEK; this is encoded by the coding sequence ATGACGGATCAGCCCTCGCAACCTGTACAGAGCAAACGCCTGCTTCTTTACAGCATCTTGACCATCGCCATTCTGGCAGCGGGCTCGATTGCCTATTTTCTTTTCACCTTTGATCTCAACAATTACCGTAAAAATGCAGAGGAAGAGCTTTCGTTCCTGCTGTCTCTACCCGTTAGCCTGGGAGAAATCAGGTACAACCTGCAGAATGCCAACCTGGCCCTACATATCGACGGGTTACAGCTCGGGGATGAGAGCTCAAAGTTTCGGGTTGAGACAGAAAAGGCCCTGCTGACTCTGCGTTGGAGGGGGCTCCTTGAGCGCGAGTTCGAGTTTGGCAAAATCAGTCTGCTACAGCCGCAAGTCCTCATCAAAACGGCAGCCAACAAACCTCCCGGCGACAATAACCACTCACAGCAAGCATCACAAGAAATTGACCAGGAATTTTTACAGATATTCAGCATAGCAGCCCTGGAGGTCATCGACGGCACCTTGGTGCTTGAGTCAGAAGAAACCGATCTGACGATTCAACGCTTCGAGTTCAGCGAGTTCAATGCGGAGGTCACCGACGTTCGGCTCAACAATACATTCCAGTTTGACATCAAAGGGCAACTATCTCTGCCCACCCAGGAGGGAAAAAGCCCCTGCCGGCTACAAGGGGAAGGCGGCTTGCGAATTGACGACAGCCAGAGGCTGGAGCCCTATTTCGACTTCGACCTGGAGGCAAAAAATCTTGAACTCGCAAGCCTCCGAGAGGCCATGGCCAAACAAGCAAATAAAGAGTTCATCAAAGGGACAAGTGATCTATACCTGCATTTAGCAGGGACTCCAAGTGAAGAGGTCGATTTTCAAATCAGCCTATCTTCAAACAACATGACCATACATCCCAATACCGATGACGCGGAGCCGATTCCCCTGAACAATCTGATCGCCAATGGCCGTTTGCATCTTCAGGGAGAGCACCCCGGTATCAAGGGCCTTTCCTTACAGGTCGATGACTCCAGGCTGGCTGGAGAGCTCAACTGGTCACCACGGTCAGAGCCCTTCTCGGCAAGGGTTACAATTTTTAACGGCAGCCTGCCAATTCCAGCCATCAAACGCTGGCTTCCGGGCAATCAGAAAGCTCTGCAACAAGTTCGTCAGCAACTTAAGGAACAAGGCTTCGCAGAGATCAGGCAGGCGCAGATCCTCTTCCAGGAGAAACGCGGGCAAGGACAAGAATGGTACCTTGAGACAATCCAGGGAACTTTATTAAATATCGGCTGGACCATGCAGAAAGGTCCTGATGCCGAGCTCGAATCCTTAGCCTTCGACATAAACGGCGACAAATGGCAAATCGATAATGGCAAGGGCAGGCTCGGTTCGACCCAATTGACCATCGAGGGTGCCGGTGAACTCGGCACAGAGAATCTGGTTCTATCCAGGCTGGATGTGAACGGAAAGATGCAGATTGAAACTTTCCTGGAAGAGTGGCAAATCCGGCAGGACCTTGTGCAAACAAGTGGCGAGATCGAGATAAAAGGTCACATCGAAGGGCCTCTGGACCGACTCAACCTGGACCTGCAGGCCGACCTGTCGCAGCTCAACATCAAACACTCTTCAGGGCTTGAGTTACCGCCTAGCGCAGAAGACCATTTGGCGCTGCACAGCACTATAACACCGCAAAAGATCAGCCTCGACCATGGTTCTCTTACCTGGTCCTCCCTCAAAGGACATGTCTCGGGCAGCTACCTGCCAGAAGAACCAGAAAGTCTTGCGATTGATGCCCTCCTGACCCTTAACGAACTTGCTCACGTGACTGACAGCTTACCACTTCTGAAAAAGCTGCAACTGCATGGCCAGGCTGATCTGAGCATCAGTCAACGTGGGCGACCACAAGACAATCGCCCAGAGATGATTCTGACCTTGCGTGATGCCGGGTTGCACGCGACGAGATTCATTGCCGACCTAAGCCATATCAACGGGCGCATCAAATTCACTGAAACCGGCATGCTCGCCGAAAATCTCCAGGTTCACCTTGGCAAGTCGCCCCTCACGGTACAGGCTCAGGTCATCGACTTCGCCGAACCACGCCTGCTTCTCGATGCAAAAGCGAAAGCGATCCACGCCAGCGACCTGATCTTCAATTCCGAAAAAGCGCTGCTGCGTGATGTTGATGGTCACCTGGAAATCGACCGTGACGGGCTTACTTTTGCACCCGTTGATGTTCGTCTCGATGGCGGGACGAATGCTTCGGTACAAGGAACGATTTCTTTCCATCCGCCTTATGATGTATTGCTCGAAATCACCTCCGATTTTGCCAACGTCGGCGAGATCGTCGGATTATGGACAGGCCACACTACCAAGCCAAAAGAGCACTTCGAGGCAGAAGACAAGAGTACTCAAGCAACGAGTCGCGTCAAAATCAAGGCACAGGCAAAAAGCGGCAATTTATACGGAATGAATTTTCACAACGCGACAGCAACAATCACGCCCACCCGCGAACGCCTGATCATCCACCCTCTTCACTTCTCGGTCGGAGACGGCTCCTGCGATGCACAGGTGATCACAGACTTTTCGACTATTGACCAAGCGACCATGCTGAGAGTCACGGGGCATGCCGAGGACGTGGATGCTCTTGAAGTCTACCGTGAACTGCTTAACCAGAGGAATATTCTGCGCGGCAAACTTGACGGGGACTTTTTCATCAACGGCGAAATCGGTGCTCGCTACCTGCCCTCGTCCTACGGCAATTTCAATATTCAGGTTCATGACGGCGTCCTGCATGAATTCCCGGTGTTGAGCAAGATCTTCTCCCTGTTGAATGTCTCCCAGTTATTTGCCTTGCAACTACCAGACATGGATTTAGAAGGCATGCCGTTCAATAAACTGACGGCCCACTTCAAACTGGATAAAGGCATCCTTGCAACAGAGGATTTAAAAATTGAAAGTGAGGCGATGAACCAATCGTACCAGGGGGAGTTAAATCTGGTGGACAAGACTGCGGATTATTCTGTCGCTATTCATCCTCTCGGCACGGTCGACAAGATCGTCTCAAGAGTCCCGATCGCAGGGTGGCTCTTAA